In Candidatus Saccharimonadales bacterium, the sequence TGTCTGTGCGGAGAAAGGTATAGCTGTCCTTGCCAGTATCGACGATGTCTACCACCGTCGTCAGGAGACAGCCTACGTGCGCTACGAGCCATGTCCCTGGCTCAATCTCAAGCTTGAGTTGGCGGCCATGACTCTTAGCAAAATCGTTCAGCTTTTTCGAGAAGACCTCAACGATCTCAGCCATATCCGCTTCCGCCTCTTCGCCGTAACGATGTACTTTGTAGCCCCCACCAATATCGAGTGTGGTTGCCTCTGGTACCTGCTCGCAGATTCGGAGCGCTGTGTCCATAACGCGAGCCCATATTGAAGACTCGGCACCCGCCCCGATATGTATGTGGAGTCGATCGATGACTAAACCTTTGCCACGGGCAAAATCGAGTGCCTTGTTAAGATATTCATGCCACAGACCAAAGCTGGCATTGGTTCCGGCAGTTATGGTTCGGTGACTGTGGCCAGAGCCAAGTCCTGGGTTAACCCGCAGGGCAATCTTGCTACCCTTCGGCGACACATCACTCAAAAGCTCTAACTGGTGCATCGAAGTAGCGACATACTGGACGCCGGCCTGAAGTAACTCGGATAAGTTATGGGCCGGGATCTGGCTTGATAAGCTGATCTTGTCCCCGGCAATACCA encodes:
- a CDS encoding diaminopimelate decarboxylase codes for the protein MWLSDENAHRLVERHGTPLYVYSMKELEQRARVLLALMTPFGMTVRYAIKANPHPVIISLLDDLGLHFDASSSYEAEALLQHGIAGDKISLSSQIPAHNLSELLQAGVQYVATSMHQLELLSDVSPKGSKIALRVNPGLGSGHSHRTITAGTNASFGLWHEYLNKALDFARGKGLVIDRLHIHIGAGAESSIWARVMDTALRICEQVPEATTLDIGGGYKVHRYGEEAEADMAEIVEVFSKKLNDFAKSHGRQLKLEIEPGTWLVAHVGCLLTTVVDIVDTGKDSYTFLRTDTGMNDILRPTLYGARHTIRSLNDSKDTKEYVVVGHNCETGDILTTKLGDPDAIEPRLLSSTNIGDTLIIEDTGAYCASLRARGYNAFPDAPEILV